Below is a window of 'Nostoc azollae' 0708 DNA.
ATCCGCATCCGGTAAAAAGGGAGATTTAGGTAATCATGAACGCGCGTCAATTAATGAAGTCAAAGGTACTAATTACTCTCACTTGTCGCCAGATAAATCTTCAGAAATTGACGATTTTTCTCCAGGGAAATTAAATACAGAACCCGTTGATAGTGGCGAAATAAGTCTATTTTTACAAAAAGGGGAAAAAGCAACCACGCTCTAGTATTTTCCCCTGTTGTACTAATTGATTAATTCGAGCTTTGAGCTATTGATAAGGGAAAATAATTCTGCCACTAGGTCTAGTATCTCCATGAAAAAATGCTTTATTGCGCCCCATGAATACAGCATCTCCCAAACCTGTAAATAGAGAAGCTTTTAACACTTCCGAAAGTTTGCCAAAATCTTCATTCAGGGGCTGCATATCCAGGGCGTGAAAGTAAATGTGTTGGCTGTTACTAACGCCACTAACACTCTTATTTACCTGCGGTGGACGGTAACCAGAAGTGATTCTAATTGGTGAATCAAACTTTTCTCTTACTCCTCACGAAACTTTTGCTAGTTTAATTGTATTTGCTACATATTCAGAACTAGTAGTCAACCAAGGCAATGTTGCTGGGTAAGCCCCTATAATTGATAAAATAGTCAAAAAAGGGGTTGACCATGGCAAAAAAGTATGTTGTAGATTTAAGCGAAGAGGAAGTTTTACAACTGCAAGCAATCCTCAAAAAAGGAAAGCACAAAGCAAGAAGTATAAACCGTGCAAACATTCTTTGAATGGTATCTGAGGGAGAAAAGGAAACGGCGCTGCCGCAGTTCGAGTTCATGTTGCCAAGGTGGAAAGGACAAGAGAAAAGTTTGTGATTGGTGGATTAGAGTTTGCTTTAAAGGATGGGGAAAATCCACCAAAACCCAAAAAATTAGATGAAAAACAAGAAGCATTTTTGATTGCGACTGCTTGTTCTAATCCGCCAGAAGGAAGAGTGCGTTGGACAATGCAATTATTAGCGGAGCATTTAGTGAAGGTTGGTATCATAGATTGCATTTCAGACGAAACAATACGCCAAACTCTAAAAAAAATGAAATTAAACTGTGGTTAAAAGAACAGTGGTGTATTCCCGAAGTTAACCCAGAGTATGTGTTCAGAATGGAAGATGTTTTGGATTTGTACAATGAGCCATATAATCCGAAAAAACCTACACTCTGCCTAGATGAACGCCCATATCAATTAGTAGAAGAAGTAAGACTTCCTTTGCCACCAGAACCATATCAGCCTGAAGGTTATGATTGTGAGTATAAATGCAATGGTGTTGTAAATTTATTTGGGTTTTTTGAACTAATAGCCGGGTGGAGGCATATTGAAGTTACACAAAGTCGGACAAAAGCTGATTTCGCTAAACAATTAAAAGATTTAGTAGATGTTTATTAACCCCAAGCTGATGTGATACCTTTACTTGTTGATAACCTAAACATTCATACTCCAAGTGTTTTATATGAAGTTTTCTCTCCACAAGAAGCAGGCCGCATTATTCGGAAATTAGAGTTTCACTATACTCCTAAACACGCTTCCTGGTTGAATCAAGTAGAAATTGAATTATCAGTGTTATCTCGCCAATGCTTAGAACGACGTATTCCTAATGTAGGAATATTATCTTCTGAAATTGCTACTTGGGAGTCACAGCGTAATCAACAAAAACCCAGTGTTTATTGGG
It encodes the following:
- a CDS encoding helix-turn-helix domain-containing protein — protein: MERTREKFVIGGLEFALKDGENPPKPKKLDEKQEAFLIATACSNPPEGRVRWTMQLLAEHLVKVGIIDCISDETIRQTLKKMKLNCG
- a CDS encoding D-Ala-D-Ala carboxypeptidase family metallohydrolase; this translates as MRITSGYRPPQVNKSVSGVSNSQHIYFHALDMQPLNEDFGKLSEVLKASLFTGLGDAVFMGRNKAFFHGDTRPSGRIIFPYQ
- a CDS encoding transposase; protein product: MIPLLVDNLNIHTPSVLYEVFSPQEAGRIIRKLEFHYTPKHASWLNQVEIELSVLSRQCLERRIPNVGILSSEIATWESQRNQQKPSVYWGFKTKDTRKKMQR